ATCATCTCAGCTACTTTCACTCAATGCAACATCTATCCGATTCATGTTTTTCCATTATATATCGGAAGAAATGACCATTCCTGGAATGACAGTAAAATCAGACACAAGAAATCCAAAGAACACTTTGGATTTTCTCAAGTCCCGTAGTCCGTTTTTGTCTGACAGCTTAGACGACGCATATTCACGAACAAGTGGAGCTCATAGTTAACGAATCCCTACATTACCTAAACTATCGCCAACATAAATTGAACGTGTCACTTCGGTTGCCTATTTCGAAGGTAACGGATACCGTGACCACAGGTGTACACTAGGAGCATTCCAAAGCATAGAAATGGGCATCTTTCTCACGGATTTACAAAGCCTGGCCATGTGCATGTGTTGTGTGCTCGGTGGTATCTTTGGCTTAATTTCGATCTTCAAATGTCAATGTTCATTAGACATAATGACAGAAGTTATATCTACTAGAGACTACTGAAGCGATTTACCAGAGTCGACAATATCTTTGCTTTTCTACGTAACTAATGTTTATACATCGAACGAATTGACAAGTATCATGTATTCGTTTTGACGAGATGCAAAATACTGAGAAATCTGAATGattgacaaataaataaacgctTTTCGCCATATAATTCGGATTAAAGCAATGACAACACGCTATAAAACATATATGAGGTTGCTGATATGATAACATAAGGCAATTAATATATAGGGAGCCAAAAACATAACTAGATAAGAAATATCAATGAATCTCATCAAAATTGCGGTAGAACACGATTTAATTCGCATTTGTACACTTTCCGTGTGCTTATGCCAAAGACAAGTAAACATAGACTTTCGATGACCATGACTGATTCAATAATCAAATAGTTTATACGTACCAGCCGATGTACATTCGCTTCAAATTACTCGTGGCTGCAGCCCGCGTTAGACCTGAGAAAGGTGTTGAAACCAACAGGAGTTCTAAATGAAATAATCAATCACGATTCGATATTACGAGAACCAATTTTGACACCACGGTATCCCAGTTCCTGATGATATGGTGAACAGCTTGATTGCATCATGGCGGACCTACCCGATGTGGATGCAATGGGTCGGTTCGATAGCGGGTGAGTAAAGGTGGTCGACAAAaagaagacattcaggtcccTAATTGtgaatattcatgttactCAGTAATGTTCGAACTGATCTCCTGTGGACTTTCGGTCGGCTGGGCCTCGCCCTACATCGCAAACTTCTTGAGTGGAGATTCGCCGTTTCCCGCAACAGAAGACGAAGTTTCCTGGATATCCTCTTCGTTCCAACTAGGCCGAATAGCAGGCGCAATTCTGGGAGCAATTGGCGTCCAATACTTCGGAAGCAGAAGAGTGCTGATCGGAAACGGAGTGGCGTTATTGATATCCTGGATTTTGACAATCGTGGCGTACTCTGTGCCCTGGCTCTATGTGACAAGGTTCATTTGTGGGGCTGCCAATGAGGCGATGAACATCTGCTACCCTCTTTACCTCGGAGATATTTCTGGCCCCGGAATTCGTGGTGCTATAATAGTGTTGGCGATAAACGGTTCGGCTATGGGTGTCATAGTGGCCTATTCTTTAGGGCCCTACGTCTCGATGAAAGTTTTCGCCTACGTGGGCCTTGTTCCGAACATAAttttctttgtgttgataCCGTTTCTTCCGGATTCACCGTACTACCTTGCAAGCAAGAAGAAGTTCAAGGAAGCAGAGAAATCCATACTTACTTACAACCGGAAGGCAGAAGTCGATAAGGAGCTGAAATCGGTTAATGTATTCGTCGACGAAGCGGAATCGGTTAAATTCCTGGACAGATTGCGAGAGTTGAATTTACCCTCCAATAGAGCTGCTATCATAAATTTAGTAATTTTCACCGTCTTCGTGCAATTCAGTGGAACCGCCATCCTAACGGCTTATCTAGAAACAATCTCAACCCGAGGAATGCTAACTATAATACCAGCTTCGACGATGCCACTTCTGACCACAGGTCTAGCCGTTTTATCCGGGTGGATAACAACGCTGTTTGTTGACAAATGGCAACGGAAAGTAATGTGGATTATTTCAAACGGTGGTGTCAGCTTGTGCAATACGGCGATAGGAGTTCATTTCTACCTTCTAAATATCGGCGTTGATCCAAATTCGCTTCAATGGCTAATTCTTCTGTCGTTGGGACTAGTCGGCATGCTTGCCAACGTGGGAATCACTACCGTACCTCACATACTACTCGGCGAACTTTTCGGGGCTAAAATACGAACTCTGGCCGTCTGCATATGCTCCTCGTTTGGAGGCATCTTCGGCTTCGCCGTAATATCTGGTTACCAATATCTGATCGAAATCATCGACGAGGCTTACATATACTGGATACTGGCAATCGTAACGTTAATCTCTGCGATTTACAGCGTGATAATGATGCCTCAAACGAAGGGAAAATCTTTGACAGAAATACAAACTGACTTGATGAATAAATAGTATTCATTCAATGGACAAGAGTGGTTAATTCTAAGCCTTCAGGTAACTCCTACTATTGCAAACTTCGTGCAATCTGTTATCGATCACTTCAAGTATACACATTACATTCGAAGATTTCTGACCGACTTGTTAAAGGGAAACTGTATTGTCATCATCTCAAATGAACCTCTCGTGTTTTCTTATCCAAACAATTGACATAATTATGTATAAgtgataaatataattaaatttgacCATTTCTCGAGATAACTTTCATCATGTTAATTACTtatgtaatttcattttttctcaaacttcGAGTGTAAGATTCGCCGAACGTAAAGAAGTCTCAAATAGCccttaaatttcgaaatttcaatattgtatTAACATATTCAAGTAATTCAAATAAACGTAACttttaaaacatttcaaaaatatccaAGAATAGTCAGCGAATATTATAAAcagcaagaaattttctcacgCTTTAAACAAAATCTGTTAATAcaactttcgtttttcatattattacaGTCAACATCCATTCTCTCCCTTGAATGATTTATCATCAAAACAATCCAATCCCAGGCATACGCACtataaaatttgattgcagGTACCAGCGTTATCTAGCTAACCACCCCAGTGATAACGTTAGcaattttgtaattatacaGATACAAAACAATCGATAAAGAAAATCACAGATCAGCGACCGATCAAAACTCTCAACTTCTGATTACGATATTGAATCCGTTAATAACAATTAATCCGGATTGAATGCCTGCAAAACTGTTCGATCACCGCCGTCCGACTAACGACTGACACAGAGTTAAATCATACTGATAAATTGGCTCAACTAATTTCATCCAATCCAATATATGTAACCTCGATTCGTGCTTTCTCATTACATTGATAGTAATTAGCATTCTACGCTGATTGATCTACCGCACGTTTGTCCGCTCGCTGGCGTGTGTGATGTACGTTTACAAGATGAATGCATGCTTTGAAATTCCGAggcatgaaaataaaatcaattagaAGAATATATGGAGCATTCCATACCACTTCGATTTGCAATGGGTCGTACCCTTGATCTCTCGGATTTTCATTTGGTTGTTCTAAGTCTAGAACGCATTCAGTTATTTCGCATTGATTTCAAGTCCAACCCGATAAATCGTGGGTCAGACTGAGGTGAAATTGTTAAGTAATGCCTCatgtgtaatatacatatacatacatacagtaAATTGGGTACAAGCTGATAAATtatgagaagaaaattcatgtattatataattcaCGAGGATATCGACGGTCGGTAAGGTAGACGTTTTTTCACTCCTTAATACAGACCAACAACTGTTTGTTCGACCCATTTTGTCCAAGTTAATTCACTTCATTCGTCAATTCCTGATAATTGGCACGTTCAAAGTAATACATACCGCAAAGGGTTGTTGATTCTACTAACGGAAATCGTTGAAAgacgaagagaagagaagagaaaaaaaaagcaaagaaaacaGAACCATCCAACGACGAAGGaatacaaaagaaagaaagaaagaaagaaagctgcgagcaggaaaaaaaatagacgaaATAAAAGTAAAGACGAAGTAAATAAGCCCTCGAAAAATTAGCCGCAAGTCGAAAGTTAGACGTTAAAAAAGTTCGATGTACAAGGGTAAAATCGGGTGAATTCCAATTCAGAGCTCCGATACGATAACCTTTCTTTCGTTCCTAAATCGATTATATACTCGCtaatttatttgattataCGCttacacctatatatatatatatatataatattaaggGTGGTCCTtaatattggtaaaaaaaaaaatctctcacgCTTAAATCGACtcaaaatactaaaaaatgatttttaaccaTGAAATccgctcttaattttaatatttagcTATTCCCCAAAGGACCTTTCAAAGAGTTAAAATCGTTTAGTAGTGATAATTAAggtaaacaatttgaaaaaaaaagtaattttcacaTAGTTTATCCTGCGAAAATCAATGTAATTATCCGTATTTCAACAGCATTACTTTTATGACATGAAATAAATacgagaaaatcgaaaaataatcggATCAAAAAAACCATACCAATCTaggtaatataattattttcgaagATGTTACATTGATTTCCctctcatttttctcaaagtttcatattttttcacatgaaaaatattccttaAAACATTCCTAATTTCTGCTTCTTAAATTCGAATCA
This portion of the Diprion similis isolate iyDipSimi1 chromosome 7, iyDipSimi1.1, whole genome shotgun sequence genome encodes:
- the LOC124407878 gene encoding facilitated trehalose transporter Tret1-like; the encoded protein is MVNSLIASWRTYPMWMQWVGSIAVMFELISCGLSVGWASPYIANFLSGDSPFPATEDEVSWISSSFQLGRIAGAILGAIGVQYFGSRRVLIGNGVALLISWILTIVAYSVPWLYVTRFICGAANEAMNICYPLYLGDISGPGIRGAIIVLAINGSAMGVIVAYSLGPYVSMKVFAYVGLVPNIIFFVLIPFLPDSPYYLASKKKFKEAEKSILTYNRKAEVDKELKSVNVFVDEAESVKFLDRLRELNLPSNRAAIINLVIFTVFVQFSGTAILTAYLETISTRGMLTIIPASTMPLLTTGLAVLSGWITTLFVDKWQRKVMWIISNGGVSLCNTAIGVHFYLLNIGVDPNSLQWLILLSLGLVGMLANVGITTVPHILLGELFGAKIRTLAVCICSSFGGIFGFAVISGYQYLIEIIDEAYIYWILAIVTLISAIYSVIMMPQTKGKSLTEIQTDLMNK